One Halioglobus japonicus DNA segment encodes these proteins:
- a CDS encoding TonB-dependent receptor: MRNRRPSTPVVAKTLLATAVAAMVSPTSAQDLFLEEVIVTAQKRAATIQEISGTVNVVTGESMDRYSAFKFNDLEQMTAGLTLNSPNSRNNSIAMRGVSIDPEAGASAVVSVYWNDQPVREDVAFSQLYDMERVEILRGPQGTLQGRTSPGGAINLVTRHADLAENEGSIELSASDNEGFNGKVSFGGPIINEVFAARIAAVYDVNNSTNVEQFQGFDDPEAEALSARLSTVWQAGDNLNIKFVYQYQDRDTDDPKAMNGTDNLGERPTLSPEDRTSLGDLIDNAEMEYDLANLQIDWDIGDINLASVTGYSESSKVSFTENDRANYVDEEIPTWQNSNTDQESISQELRLSTSDNDFWDWMVGIYYQDQKTATDFFANSVDTGIGFITAGDIPVDRKELGIFTFNTFYLGEATKLEVGLRYAEYDSFRRATVNYGGLTYLPPAFEPIIDIIEAGFAAAFPIEGVSEENQNTKEDTITGSVAINHDWTDNTTLYAAYNRGYRPSGISINPTPNIQFLPNGEDDLIHDEEKSDSFEVGFKGRYLNGRSTLNGALFYQKYDGYLGFTRGVQVLDDDGNPQDISGGVLFNGDATVWGAELEGQILLSEHWNAGGAVSYTKGEWDDGATKPCNDRQPGEVLGFCDIGGDALGGEPEWSVTANTEYFMPIGSNEWYVRALYKYTDERLNTEASAGITSRETFDANHVVNVYAGLRSSDYTWDVNIWAKNLLDSDEVVFEQGHDQFDILYSGGSYLQSNIQTERVIGATVRYSF; the protein is encoded by the coding sequence ATGAGAAACCGCCGCCCCTCTACTCCGGTAGTGGCCAAAACCCTTCTCGCGACGGCCGTCGCTGCCATGGTGTCACCGACCTCTGCCCAGGACCTGTTTCTGGAAGAAGTGATTGTGACTGCCCAGAAGCGCGCAGCCACGATTCAGGAAATCTCCGGCACTGTTAACGTGGTCACCGGCGAAAGCATGGACCGCTATTCTGCGTTCAAGTTTAACGACTTGGAACAGATGACTGCAGGCCTCACCCTGAATAGCCCCAACTCGCGCAACAACAGTATTGCCATGCGCGGTGTCAGCATCGACCCTGAAGCGGGCGCAAGCGCTGTTGTGAGCGTTTACTGGAACGACCAGCCCGTGCGCGAAGACGTGGCGTTCTCCCAGCTGTACGACATGGAACGTGTGGAAATCCTGCGCGGCCCCCAGGGCACACTCCAAGGTAGAACCTCTCCCGGAGGCGCCATCAACCTGGTGACCCGTCACGCGGACCTGGCGGAAAACGAAGGTTCTATCGAACTTAGTGCCTCTGACAACGAGGGTTTCAATGGCAAAGTGTCTTTTGGCGGCCCCATCATCAATGAGGTTTTCGCAGCGCGTATTGCCGCCGTATACGACGTTAACAACTCTACCAACGTTGAACAGTTCCAGGGGTTCGACGATCCAGAAGCAGAGGCTTTGTCTGCACGCCTGAGCACCGTCTGGCAGGCCGGCGATAATCTAAACATCAAGTTCGTCTACCAGTACCAGGATCGCGACACCGATGATCCAAAGGCCATGAACGGGACAGACAACCTCGGCGAGCGCCCCACCCTGTCGCCGGAGGACCGCACATCCCTCGGCGACCTGATCGACAACGCCGAGATGGAGTACGACCTGGCCAACCTGCAGATTGACTGGGATATCGGCGATATCAACCTGGCCTCTGTGACCGGCTACTCGGAGAGCTCCAAGGTGAGCTTCACCGAGAACGATCGAGCCAACTATGTCGACGAAGAGATTCCCACCTGGCAGAACTCCAATACCGACCAGGAATCTATCTCCCAGGAACTACGCCTGTCCACCTCAGACAATGACTTCTGGGACTGGATGGTCGGCATTTACTACCAGGATCAGAAAACCGCAACTGACTTCTTTGCCAATAGCGTGGATACCGGCATTGGCTTTATCACCGCAGGCGACATTCCAGTCGACCGGAAAGAGCTGGGTATCTTTACCTTCAATACTTTCTATCTGGGCGAGGCCACGAAGCTGGAAGTTGGTCTGCGCTACGCCGAGTATGACTCTTTCCGCAGAGCGACCGTAAACTATGGCGGTCTGACTTACCTGCCGCCGGCGTTCGAGCCTATCATAGACATTATTGAAGCAGGTTTCGCAGCAGCGTTCCCCATCGAGGGGGTTAGCGAAGAGAATCAGAACACCAAAGAAGATACCATCACCGGCTCTGTTGCGATCAACCACGACTGGACCGACAACACCACACTATATGCCGCCTACAACCGTGGCTACCGCCCGAGCGGCATCTCGATTAATCCGACGCCGAACATACAGTTTCTGCCTAACGGTGAAGACGACCTGATTCACGACGAAGAGAAAAGTGATTCCTTCGAAGTGGGTTTCAAGGGTCGTTATCTGAATGGACGCTCCACGCTGAATGGCGCGTTGTTCTATCAGAAGTACGACGGCTATCTGGGCTTCACCCGCGGCGTACAGGTACTCGACGACGACGGTAACCCGCAGGATATTTCCGGCGGTGTGCTCTTCAACGGCGACGCCACCGTTTGGGGCGCTGAACTCGAAGGCCAGATTCTGCTAAGCGAACACTGGAATGCCGGCGGTGCGGTGTCCTACACCAAGGGTGAATGGGATGATGGCGCTACAAAGCCCTGTAATGACCGCCAACCGGGTGAAGTTCTGGGCTTCTGTGACATTGGCGGTGATGCCCTCGGTGGGGAGCCAGAGTGGAGTGTGACAGCCAACACTGAATACTTCATGCCCATTGGCAGCAACGAGTGGTATGTACGCGCCCTGTACAAGTACACCGATGAACGCCTAAATACTGAAGCGTCAGCAGGCATCACCTCTCGCGAAACGTTCGATGCTAACCACGTCGTCAATGTTTATGCCGGTCTGCGCTCCAGTGACTACACCTGGGACGTGAACATCTGGGCCAAGAACCTGCTGGATTCCGATGAGGTCGTCTTCGAACAGGGTCACGACCAGTTCGACATACTGTATTCAGGCGGGTCCTACCTGCAGTCCAACATCCAGACCGAGCGCGTTATCGGCGCTACCGTGCGCTACAGCTTCTAA
- a CDS encoding YigZ family protein, with amino-acid sequence MAYLIPAAVIEHEYAVKKSRFIARVHPVSNRDEVNAAVRCARSDYPDARHHCWAYLLGSPADARNAGMNDDGEPSGTAGKPMLNVLQHGEVGDVLVIVIRYFGGIKLGAGGLVRAYSAATQQAMDKLPTRALRDMCRLVLSANFADEQALRHRLGQLDAEIEHVDYREQVWLHISLPVESESALRAFCAAHSVAVNVIDTA; translated from the coding sequence GTGGCCTACCTCATACCGGCGGCCGTGATCGAGCACGAGTATGCGGTCAAGAAATCACGCTTTATTGCCCGCGTTCACCCGGTAAGCAATCGCGATGAGGTCAACGCAGCCGTTCGCTGCGCAAGAAGTGACTACCCCGATGCCCGTCACCACTGTTGGGCCTACTTGTTGGGTTCGCCGGCGGATGCGCGAAATGCCGGCATGAATGACGATGGCGAGCCCTCGGGTACGGCGGGCAAGCCGATGCTGAACGTCCTCCAGCACGGTGAGGTGGGCGACGTACTGGTGATTGTCATCCGCTACTTCGGCGGCATTAAGCTCGGCGCTGGCGGGCTGGTTCGCGCATACAGTGCTGCCACCCAACAGGCCATGGACAAACTACCTACCCGGGCGCTGCGCGATATGTGCCGGTTGGTACTCAGCGCCAATTTTGCTGACGAGCAAGCATTGCGCCACCGCCTGGGGCAACTCGATGCTGAGATTGAGCATGTCGACTATCGAGAGCAGGTATGGCTGCACATTTCGCTCCCCGTTGAGAGTGAATCGGCACTGCGCGCGTTTTGCGCCGCCCACAGCGTGGCGGTGAACGTCATCGACACTGCATAG
- a CDS encoding MBL fold metallo-hydrolase, producing MKKLLTHALVAVIFLLIGMTLADTRIAETALDAARSARSAAIEVVGNRAGIETRTMVLAENPEIISRLMEGGSFGGEYSVEAAQNMFGRTQAAIDDVMNKTHVVEVGPRSYLIRMPIVNAAFFVTDEGVVLVDTGMGPAGPAIYAAIRSVTDLPIHTIIYTHGHVDHSYGTWAIMEAGETPEIIAHDLLKPRFERYIRLRGSLAKYMSQPEEQLPASTDDLVWPTRYFSDRLEIEVGGETFVLQHHKGETDDQLYVWVPGRGALASADYYQGFLPNAGNGKRTQRHVEAWSAAMKEMAALEPAFLLPAHGEALTDTATIQENFLVLAEAFDHITEHTIDGLNAGKRKDEIFLSVQLPEHLATHPTLNVQYVTPNDISKMLIKQYTGWWDDIPSHWTPATMENQGEMIIELAGGNIPAIVEYAQGLIANDIRLASHLTDWLFYARPDDPNVQQLVYDVYKTRIMDRETNTMEMLTYLDQMTAARERARSR from the coding sequence GTGAAAAAGCTGCTTACCCACGCCCTTGTGGCTGTCATCTTTCTGCTCATCGGGATGACCCTGGCAGATACCAGAATCGCTGAGACTGCGCTGGATGCCGCGCGCTCGGCGCGTTCCGCTGCGATCGAAGTCGTCGGCAATCGCGCCGGCATCGAAACCCGAACCATGGTGTTGGCGGAAAACCCCGAGATTATCTCGCGCCTGATGGAAGGCGGTTCCTTTGGTGGCGAATACTCGGTGGAGGCAGCCCAAAACATGTTCGGCCGCACCCAGGCGGCAATCGACGATGTCATGAACAAAACCCATGTCGTCGAGGTTGGCCCGCGCAGCTATCTGATTCGCATGCCCATCGTCAACGCGGCTTTCTTCGTTACCGACGAAGGTGTGGTGCTCGTTGATACCGGCATGGGCCCCGCGGGTCCGGCCATTTACGCGGCAATCCGCTCCGTCACTGACCTGCCCATACACACCATCATCTATACCCATGGGCATGTCGACCACAGCTATGGCACCTGGGCGATTATGGAGGCCGGTGAGACGCCGGAAATCATTGCCCACGACTTGCTCAAACCTCGATTTGAGCGCTATATCCGCCTGCGCGGTTCGCTGGCCAAATACATGAGCCAACCCGAGGAGCAACTCCCCGCCTCTACCGATGACCTGGTCTGGCCCACACGCTATTTCAGCGATCGGCTGGAAATCGAAGTGGGCGGCGAAACCTTCGTGCTTCAACATCACAAAGGCGAAACCGATGACCAGCTGTACGTCTGGGTACCGGGCCGCGGCGCCCTGGCCAGCGCCGATTACTATCAGGGTTTCCTGCCCAACGCCGGCAATGGCAAGCGCACCCAACGGCACGTGGAAGCCTGGTCTGCGGCCATGAAGGAGATGGCGGCGCTGGAGCCGGCATTCCTGCTGCCGGCTCACGGCGAAGCCCTGACGGATACTGCTACGATCCAGGAAAACTTCCTGGTGCTGGCAGAGGCATTTGATCACATTACCGAGCACACTATCGATGGGCTTAATGCGGGCAAGCGCAAGGATGAAATCTTCCTTAGTGTGCAGTTACCTGAGCACCTGGCGACACACCCGACACTCAACGTGCAGTATGTGACACCCAACGACATCTCCAAAATGTTGATCAAACAGTACACTGGCTGGTGGGATGACATCCCCTCGCACTGGACGCCGGCAACCATGGAGAATCAGGGTGAGATGATTATTGAACTCGCCGGAGGCAATATCCCCGCGATTGTTGAGTACGCACAGGGCCTGATTGCCAACGATATTCGCCTGGCGTCGCACCTGACCGACTGGCTGTTCTACGCCCGGCCCGATGACCCCAACGTGCAACAGTTGGTCTACGACGTGTACAAAACCCGGATTATGGATCGGGAGACCAACACCATGGAAATGTTGACCTACCTGGATCAGATGACCGCTGCGCGAGAGCGTGCTCGCTCCCGCTAA
- a CDS encoding 3-deoxy-7-phosphoheptulonate synthase, with protein MTANTDDLRIQKTNELISPEHIIEEIGVSDAAAATVNNAREAIHRILTGEDDRLLVVVGPCSIHDPVAARDYAARLKAEADQIADDVLVVMRVYFEKPRTTVGWKGLINDPDLNDTFQINKGLHLARQLLADLAEMGLPTGTEYLDLISPQYYADLISWGAIGARTTESQTHRELASGLSCPVGFKNATDGDIQVAIDAIGSASQPHNFLSVTKQGHSAIFQTAGNEDCHIILRGGKHPNYDMFSVDDAAAMLSMSGLPERIMIDASHANSRKIPARQIDVASDIATQVARGTRSIFGVMIESNLVEGRQNVVPGQELTYGQSITDPCINWDDTVTLLEELATAARLRRG; from the coding sequence ATGACTGCCAACACAGACGACCTGAGAATTCAGAAAACCAATGAGCTGATTTCTCCGGAACATATTATTGAGGAAATCGGGGTCAGCGATGCGGCGGCGGCCACTGTTAACAACGCCCGCGAGGCGATTCACCGTATTCTTACGGGCGAGGACGATCGCCTGCTGGTAGTGGTAGGCCCTTGTTCTATTCACGACCCCGTTGCGGCCCGCGACTACGCTGCCCGGCTTAAGGCGGAAGCGGACCAAATTGCTGACGATGTCCTGGTGGTGATGCGCGTGTATTTCGAAAAGCCGCGCACCACTGTGGGCTGGAAAGGCCTGATCAATGACCCGGATCTGAATGACACTTTCCAGATCAACAAGGGCCTGCACCTGGCGCGCCAGCTGTTGGCGGACTTGGCGGAAATGGGGTTGCCGACCGGTACTGAGTATCTCGATTTGATCAGCCCCCAGTACTATGCGGACCTTATTTCGTGGGGCGCGATCGGCGCACGGACGACCGAGAGCCAGACTCACCGTGAACTGGCGTCGGGTTTGTCTTGTCCCGTGGGTTTCAAGAATGCAACGGATGGTGACATTCAGGTGGCTATCGATGCCATTGGTTCCGCCTCACAGCCGCACAATTTCCTGTCGGTGACCAAGCAGGGACACTCAGCGATTTTCCAGACTGCTGGCAACGAAGACTGCCATATCATTCTGCGCGGTGGTAAGCATCCTAACTACGATATGTTCTCCGTGGACGATGCTGCGGCAATGTTGTCCATGTCAGGCCTGCCTGAGCGCATCATGATTGACGCCTCGCATGCCAATTCACGCAAGATCCCAGCCCGCCAGATCGACGTGGCATCTGATATCGCAACACAGGTTGCGCGCGGTACACGCAGTATCTTCGGTGTGATGATTGAGTCCAACCTGGTTGAGGGACGACAGAATGTAGTGCCTGGCCAGGAGCTGACTTACGGTCAGAGTATTACCGATCCCTGCATCAACTGGGATGACACGGTGACCCTGCTCGAGGAGTTGGCTACCGCAGCGCGTCTGCGCCGCGGTTAA